The following DNA comes from bacterium.
ACGGCTCCCGAGGGGCAAAGAGTAGGGCACGCAGGCGCCATTATAGACCGTTCAACGGGGACAATAGAGAGCAAAATCAGGGCCCTCAAAGAAGCCGGTGTGTTGGTGGGACGAACAATGGAAGAGGTGGTCAGTATGATGAAAACATCCCTGGCAAACTGAGAGGTATTTCTTTGAGCGATAGGGATCGCCTCCAATCCTTAGAAAAGGGTCTCATGATACTGGAGTTGCTATCCAAAAAAGGCTCTCCAGCGAAGTTGGAGCTCTTGGCGCAGATGTCCGGGATCAAGAAAACCTCTTGTTTTAGGGTGCTCAAGACCCTGACCCATGCAGGTTTCCTGGTGAGAGACCCGGATGCCAAGAGTTATTGGTTGGGGCCCAAAACGATTCTCGTTGGCCTTGCAGGACTGGGCAGCCAGGGGGTCAGGGAGGTTGCCTTGCCCTTCATGAGGGACCTGAGGGAGAAGACAGGGGCCACAGTAAACCTAGGAATGCTTATGGGCACTGATGTTGTATTCGTAGAAAGGCTGCAGTCAGCCCATATAATGGAGTCGAGTCTCAGGGTTGGCTCGCGTCTTCCGGCCCACTGCTCCTCCATGGGCAAGGCCATCTTGGCGTTCCAACCCAATGAAGAGGTGGAAGGAATCCTTGGACAGCTCAATTTCGAGAGGAGAACCGCCAAAACGATAACCGATAAGGAGTCTTTTCAGATCGAACTGCAAACAGTCAGAGAAAGAGGCTTTGCCCTCAACAATGAGGAGCTTGAAGATGGGCTATTTGCAGTGGCCGGACCTTTGCGCGACCACACGGGGAAGGCCGTTGCAGCCATGAACGTCTCTTTTCCTCTGGTGCGACATTCGAAGGAAAAGGCTTTAAAGGTCTTTTGTCCCATTCTCTTGAAGGCTTGCCAGGAGGTGTCATCCCTCCTCGGCTTTAGGGAGTCCCGGAGCCAGTCTCTCAACTCCTAAAACCACAAGAGAGGAAAGGAGAGAAACCATGAACTGTCTAAAGGGTTTTCCAAGAGTTTCACTGGCCATTATGTTGGGGATCATGATTTGGTGCCGAGTTCCAGAGGGTATTGCCGCTTCAAAGAAACAGCTTGCCATGGGAGCCACCCAATCTTCTTCTAGCCATTACGCCTACTTTGTAGCGGTGGCCAAAATAATTAATGCAAATGTCCCGGAGGTGAATATATCCGTGGTAGAGACCGGTGCATCGGTAGACAATATAAACCGGATAAAGAAAGGTGACCTGGATCTTGGCATGACAACGATTCATCTTCAGTATCAGGCCTACCACGGGATGGGTCCGTGGGATGGAAAAGCCATCAAGGATCAGTACGTTCTTTGGGTCTATCAGCCAGCACCCCAGAATTTTGTGGTCCGCGAGGACAGCGGTATAAAAACGGTTTACGACTTAACGGGCAAAAACTTTAATCCCGGCATGAGAGGATCTGCAACTGAAAAAACAGTGGAAGCGATACTTGATGCTCTGGAGGTGAAACCGAACTTTTACAGAGGTGGGACCGATGACACCGTAGCAGCAATAAAGGACAACCGAATCGTTGGCTACGTCAAATCAGGTGCCGGAGTAAAGTCACTGGATGCATCTACCTTGGACATAGCGACCTTCACCCCCATTCGGTTAATAGGTTTCACGGACCAGGACATTGCCAAAGTGCAGGCCAAATATCCTTACCTTAGTCCTATCTCAATCCCTGCAGGCATTTACAAGGACTCCCCGGCTTACAAGACCTTCGCCATGCTTATCGGGGTGGTGGCGAAGAAGGATTTGCCCGAAAATCTAGTTTACAAGATGGTTAAGGCCGTGCACGAACATTTTCCCGACCAAGTGGCTGCCTATCCCTCTATCAAGGAAACAGACTTGCCGCGACTCACTCTTGAAACCTGCACAGTTCCTCTTCATCCAGGAGCCATCAGGTATTACAAAGAAGCCGGTTTGAATGTCCCCGACAACCTCATCCCTAAATGAGGAGATAGGACATGGTGGAATGTTCGGATCGGGGAGCCATATGTGACTTCACTCACATCGCACCCGAGCAGGTGAAGGTGAAGGACCGGGAGCAGGCCGAGGCCAGGACCCTGAAAGGAGCGATGGCCAAGGCCGCTTCCACACTGGCGGTGGTCCTGGCTCTGTTCCAGCTTTATACGGGGGTGTTTGGGGCTTTTCCCGATCTG
Coding sequences within:
- a CDS encoding TAXI family TRAP transporter solute-binding subunit translates to MNCLKGFPRVSLAIMLGIMIWCRVPEGIAASKKQLAMGATQSSSSHYAYFVAVAKIINANVPEVNISVVETGASVDNINRIKKGDLDLGMTTIHLQYQAYHGMGPWDGKAIKDQYVLWVYQPAPQNFVVREDSGIKTVYDLTGKNFNPGMRGSATEKTVEAILDALEVKPNFYRGGTDDTVAAIKDNRIVGYVKSGAGVKSLDASTLDIATFTPIRLIGFTDQDIAKVQAKYPYLSPISIPAGIYKDSPAYKTFAMLIGVVAKKDLPENLVYKMVKAVHEHFPDQVAAYPSIKETDLPRLTLETCTVPLHPGAIRYYKEAGLNVPDNLIPK
- a CDS encoding IclR family transcriptional regulator; translation: MSDRDRLQSLEKGLMILELLSKKGSPAKLELLAQMSGIKKTSCFRVLKTLTHAGFLVRDPDAKSYWLGPKTILVGLAGLGSQGVREVALPFMRDLREKTGATVNLGMLMGTDVVFVERLQSAHIMESSLRVGSRLPAHCSSMGKAILAFQPNEEVEGILGQLNFERRTAKTITDKESFQIELQTVRERGFALNNEELEDGLFAVAGPLRDHTGKAVAAMNVSFPLVRHSKEKALKVFCPILLKACQEVSSLLGFRESRSQSLNS